The Micromonospora sp. NBC_00421 DNA window GCAGAGCTTCGCCCGGCACGGTGTCTGGGCGGTCTTCTTCGGCCGGTTCGTCGCCCTGCTGCGCATCCTCGCCGGGCCGCTGGCCGGCGCGCTGCACGTGCCGTACCGCCGGTTCCTGGTGGCCAACGCGGCCGGCGGCCTGGTCTGGGCCTTCGGCACGACCTACCTGCTCTACACCCTCGGCCGGGCGGCCGAGCACTGGCTCAAGGACATCTCCTGGGCCGGCCTGGTCCTGGCGGTGCTCGGCGGGCTGGGCAGCACCTGGTGGCTGCGCCGCCGGGCCCGTCGGCTGGAGTCGTCGACTGCCACCGACGAGGCCGAGCCGATCGGGGCCGGCACCGACC harbors:
- a CDS encoding DedA family protein encodes the protein MIDVQHWLSALPPVVVYLIVGGVIGIESMGVPLPGEIVLVSSALLAATGVVEPHWVATAAAFGAIVGDSIGYAVGRRGGRPLLARLGRRFPKHLGPAQLARAEQSFARHGVWAVFFGRFVALLRILAGPLAGALHVPYRRFLVANAAGGLVWAFGTTYLLYTLGRAAEHWLKDISWAGLVLAVLGGLGSTWWLRRRARRLESSTATDEAEPIGAGTDR